A region of Solibacillus isronensis DNA encodes the following proteins:
- a CDS encoding CotH kinase family protein: MRTRWLVVPIILTVAVVIVAVYGLKYFNVEKSTAGYDYKEQLFNEDELGVVEITVSGSNWNKILDNPTAEEYVEATVMINGEAYDNVGVRAKGNSSLSSVANSDSERYSLKVDFAQYDTNQTFYGLEKINLNNNFSDTTQMKEFVSYELMEQLGIATPAHSYVKVLVNGEYYGLMLAVEEIGEAFAKTNFGSTEGFIFKPEGDGSDLAYKSDDTDDYAGIFDEIKMNKKTAEKNSNIINMMKEISEGDTSSVDIDQVARYFALNTALVSMDSYQGSFKHNYYLYEDGNGQFSVIPWDYNMAFGGFGGGGGRPDGQANANTDGGQNSEAQTEEPANNPPEMNGGMGGGGMMLNETIITDSNINFSITEPVSGTTVDARPLLKIILEDEEARALYDGYLEKIATEILTEQNVLAITTKLQDLLQEAVDEDPSKFATTEQFLAGVSGEQSLPEFAKQRSESILKQLVGEIEGVSGAGSGFGGGPGGETNGEMPEMNGQAPPEFGNSGQGNANQGRGNRPQRNGQLPANGENGAQGGPPEMNGEMPDFEDMPEMNGEMPNFENMPEMNGEMPNFENMPQMNGMPGQQRTKDAATGNSKQTIIILAASFAAVITAIGVVAILSRRKYKRGEQGDKTNIL, translated from the coding sequence GTGCGTACAAGATGGCTAGTTGTACCAATTATTTTAACGGTTGCCGTCGTGATAGTAGCAGTTTATGGGCTGAAGTATTTTAACGTAGAGAAATCAACAGCAGGCTATGACTATAAAGAACAATTATTTAATGAAGATGAACTCGGAGTCGTAGAAATAACGGTGAGTGGCAGCAACTGGAATAAAATTTTGGACAATCCAACTGCCGAGGAATATGTGGAAGCAACAGTAATGATTAACGGTGAAGCATATGACAATGTAGGTGTTCGTGCAAAAGGGAACTCCTCATTATCAAGTGTGGCGAACAGCGATTCAGAGCGCTACAGCCTAAAGGTGGATTTTGCCCAATATGATACGAACCAGACGTTTTACGGTTTGGAGAAAATCAATTTAAACAATAACTTTTCAGATACAACACAAATGAAGGAATTTGTCTCATACGAACTGATGGAACAATTGGGAATCGCGACACCAGCACACTCTTATGTAAAGGTGCTTGTGAATGGTGAATATTACGGACTGATGCTTGCCGTTGAAGAAATCGGGGAAGCCTTTGCGAAAACAAATTTTGGTTCGACAGAAGGGTTTATTTTTAAACCGGAAGGCGATGGCAGTGATTTAGCCTATAAATCGGATGATACAGATGATTACGCCGGAATTTTTGATGAAATAAAAATGAACAAAAAAACTGCTGAAAAAAATTCGAATATTATCAACATGATGAAAGAAATTAGCGAGGGTGACACCTCTTCGGTTGATATTGACCAGGTAGCCCGTTATTTCGCATTAAATACGGCGCTTGTCAGCATGGACAGTTATCAAGGCTCATTCAAGCATAACTACTATTTATATGAAGATGGAAATGGCCAATTCTCGGTTATTCCATGGGATTATAACATGGCATTCGGCGGATTTGGCGGCGGGGGCGGTCGTCCGGACGGGCAAGCGAATGCTAATACTGATGGCGGGCAAAATAGTGAAGCACAAACAGAAGAACCTGCAAATAATCCGCCGGAGATGAACGGTGGTATGGGGGGCGGCGGTATGATGCTTAACGAAACGATCATAACCGACTCCAATATTAATTTCAGTATTACGGAGCCTGTATCCGGAACAACTGTTGATGCACGTCCATTATTGAAAATTATTTTAGAGGACGAAGAGGCGCGGGCGTTATATGACGGTTATTTAGAAAAAATCGCAACTGAAATTTTAACAGAACAAAATGTACTTGCGATTACAACGAAATTGCAGGATTTGCTGCAGGAAGCAGTAGATGAAGATCCGTCCAAATTTGCAACGACAGAGCAATTTCTGGCAGGAGTGAGCGGTGAACAAAGCTTGCCGGAATTTGCAAAACAGCGCAGCGAATCGATCCTAAAGCAGCTTGTCGGTGAAATTGAAGGTGTCTCAGGTGCAGGATCAGGATTTGGCGGAGGTCCGGGTGGTGAAACGAATGGCGAAATGCCTGAAATGAACGGGCAAGCCCCACCGGAATTCGGGAACAGCGGGCAAGGGAATGCCAACCAAGGGCGCGGTAATCGCCCACAAAGAAATGGACAGCTACCCGCGAACGGAGAAAATGGAGCACAAGGTGGACCACCGGAAATGAACGGAGAGATGCCAGACTTTGAGGATATGCCGGAAATGAACGGAGAAATGCCGAACTTTGAGAACATGCCGGAAATGAACGGAGAAATGCCGAACTTTGAGAACATGCCTCAAATGAACGGCATGCCGGGCCAGCAACGTACAAAAGACGCGGCAACAGGCAATTCAAAACAGACGATCATCATATTGGCAGCTTCCTTTGCAGCAGTAATTACCGCAATCGGTGTTGTTGCAATCCTAAGCAGAAGAAAATATAAAAGGGGTGAGCAAGGTGACAAAACAAACATCCTATAA
- a CDS encoding sulfate permease — translation MSVKDFFAGLFFLGLAGYFTYALVDNMPNLFIESTTVWQYFVAFFRVALIIFLFNLGLTMIKRFLKGNTVKNGNAR, via the coding sequence ATGAGTGTAAAGGATTTTTTTGCCGGTTTGTTTTTTCTTGGGCTTGCGGGATATTTTACTTACGCATTAGTCGATAATATGCCGAATCTTTTTATTGAAAGTACAACCGTTTGGCAATATTTCGTTGCTTTCTTTCGAGTTGCGCTGATCATTTTCCTCTTTAATCTTGGCCTGACGATGATTAAACGCTTTTTAAAAGGCAATACAGTTAAAAACGGGAACGCTCGTTAA
- a CDS encoding response regulator transcription factor, translating to MQKLRILVADDDHTLCENIAKILKLDFYAVDSVFDGAEAKDLIDYYQYDLLVLDWMMPEALGIEVCRYARSKGFDGGILMLTAKDATENIIEGLDNGADDYMVKPFKMEELRARVRALLRRKNKMVEEEISVGALKLNKNKRTVFIENFEVSLTKNEFLLLEYLIENRGQLLTHEQMIDYIWDIDDNANTNTLAALIRLVRKKIDMEDEPSYIQSIRGLGYKLRDSDV from the coding sequence GTGCAGAAATTGCGGATTTTAGTAGCGGACGATGATCATACATTGTGTGAAAACATCGCGAAAATATTGAAGCTCGATTTTTATGCGGTTGATTCCGTATTTGATGGAGCGGAAGCGAAGGATTTAATTGATTACTATCAATACGATCTGCTCGTGCTCGACTGGATGATGCCGGAAGCTTTAGGAATTGAGGTTTGCCGGTATGCACGTAGCAAAGGATTTGATGGCGGAATTTTAATGCTGACGGCAAAAGATGCAACGGAAAACATTATCGAAGGATTGGATAATGGCGCGGATGACTATATGGTAAAGCCATTTAAAATGGAGGAGCTTCGCGCAAGAGTCCGGGCATTGTTGCGTCGGAAAAACAAAATGGTGGAAGAGGAGATCAGCGTAGGGGCACTGAAGCTTAATAAAAACAAGCGGACCGTTTTTATTGAGAATTTCGAAGTAAGCCTGACGAAAAATGAATTTCTGCTGCTTGAATACTTAATAGAAAACAGGGGACAATTACTGACACATGAACAGATGATCGACTATATTTGGGATATTGATGATAATGCCAATACGAATACGCTGGCAGCACTCATTCGCCTAGTACGCAAGAAAATCGATATGGAAGATGAGCCGTCCTATATTCAAAGCATTCGCGGACTTGGCTACAAGTTGAGGGACAGCGATGTTTAG
- a CDS encoding peptidylprolyl isomerase, which produces MKKTIIGITLTASLLLAACGNTDNEIVATTAYGDITKSGFYEQMKEIAGTTLLEQVVVDKILTDQYEVSDKEIEEQLETYKEMYGDSFESALATNGYTEETFKDTIRFQLLQQKAMEDVEVTEEEIKTYYEQGKYELYTRHILVETEEEAQQLYEQISEGSDFETVAKESSQDSETAENGGDLDWLSIADMETTFADAAYALETGKVSEPVESTLGYEIIQLVDKREVKDYASLEEQKEEIKKTLKERIVANTEWETVEARLLKEANVTIKDADFKDAFSATLNEEE; this is translated from the coding sequence ATGAAGAAAACTATAATCGGTATCACATTGACAGCTTCACTTTTGTTGGCGGCATGTGGAAATACAGATAACGAGATTGTTGCAACAACGGCTTACGGGGATATTACAAAATCGGGATTTTATGAGCAAATGAAAGAAATAGCCGGAACAACTCTTTTGGAACAAGTTGTAGTTGATAAAATTTTAACAGATCAGTATGAAGTGTCGGACAAAGAAATAGAGGAACAGCTCGAAACGTATAAAGAAATGTACGGAGACAGCTTTGAATCGGCTTTGGCGACGAATGGCTATACAGAAGAAACATTCAAAGATACAATACGTTTCCAATTGCTCCAGCAAAAGGCGATGGAAGATGTTGAGGTAACAGAAGAAGAAATCAAGACCTATTATGAGCAAGGGAAATATGAGCTTTATACACGCCACATTTTAGTCGAGACGGAAGAAGAGGCGCAGCAGTTGTATGAACAGATTTCGGAAGGCAGCGACTTTGAAACGGTTGCGAAAGAGAGCTCACAGGATAGCGAGACAGCTGAAAACGGCGGTGATCTAGACTGGCTGTCCATTGCTGATATGGAGACAACATTTGCAGATGCAGCGTATGCGTTAGAAACTGGAAAAGTATCAGAGCCGGTGGAAAGTACCTTAGGCTATGAAATTATTCAGCTAGTAGATAAACGAGAAGTGAAAGACTATGCTTCACTGGAAGAGCAAAAAGAAGAAATTAAAAAGACATTAAAAGAGCGGATTGTTGCGAATACTGAGTGGGAAACAGTAGAAGCACGCTTGTTAAAAGAAGCCAATGTTACAATTAAAGATGCTGATTTTAAAGATGCATTTAGCGCAACATTAAATGAAGAAGAGTAA
- a CDS encoding L-threonine 3-dehydrogenase: MKKIMVTGALGQIGSELVEKLRHTYGTDNVLATDIRKIDQHEGPFEVLDVTDGKRMHTLAHDFGADTMIHMAALLSATAEKNPVFAWNLNMGGLMNALEVARELDMQFFTPSSIGAFGPSTPKDNTPQDTLQRPTTMYGVNKVAGELLCDYYYTRFGLDTRGVRFPGLISYVTPPGGGTTDYAVDIYYKAIAEGRYTSYIAEGTYMDMMYMPDALQAIVDLMEADPAKLEHRNAFNISAMSFEPSQIAAEIKKHIPSFTMDYDVDPIRQAIADSWPNAIDSSAAIEEWGFKASYDLEKMTVDMLEKLKVRLAQNAI, from the coding sequence TTGAAGAAAATTATGGTGACCGGTGCTTTAGGTCAAATTGGTTCGGAATTAGTAGAGAAATTACGCCATACGTATGGCACAGATAATGTATTGGCAACAGATATTCGAAAGATTGATCAGCATGAAGGTCCATTTGAAGTATTGGATGTAACAGATGGGAAACGCATGCACACACTTGCCCATGATTTTGGTGCAGACACGATGATACACATGGCTGCATTACTCTCGGCAACAGCAGAAAAAAATCCGGTATTCGCCTGGAATTTAAATATGGGCGGTTTAATGAATGCACTTGAAGTGGCACGTGAACTGGATATGCAGTTTTTCACACCAAGTTCAATCGGCGCATTCGGTCCTTCTACGCCAAAGGACAATACACCACAAGATACACTGCAGCGTCCAACAACGATGTACGGTGTCAATAAAGTAGCAGGCGAGTTATTATGCGACTACTACTACACACGCTTTGGACTGGATACACGCGGTGTCCGTTTCCCGGGATTGATTTCTTATGTGACGCCACCAGGTGGAGGAACGACGGACTATGCGGTAGATATTTATTATAAAGCTATTGCGGAAGGCCGCTACACATCGTATATTGCAGAAGGTACGTATATGGATATGATGTATATGCCCGATGCACTGCAGGCCATTGTTGATTTAATGGAAGCAGACCCGGCAAAGCTTGAGCACCGCAATGCATTCAATATTTCGGCGATGAGCTTTGAGCCGTCTCAAATCGCAGCCGAAATTAAAAAGCATATTCCAAGCTTCACAATGGATTATGATGTGGATCCGATCCGTCAAGCAATTGCCGACAGCTGGCCAAATGCAATCGACTCATCAGCAGCGATTGAGGAATGGGGTTTTAAAGCAAGCTACGATCTGGAAAAAATGACGGTCGATATGCTGGAAAAACTAAAAGTACGATTAGCGCAAAACGCGATTTAA
- a CDS encoding DUF4956 domain-containing protein, translated as MFTLLAATNITNFDDIFKSSFLEKTSSFSLIDALIGLASAFLLGVFIYFIYKKTFNGVVYSHSFNISLMIMAMATALVIMGISQNVLLSLGMVGALSIVRFRTPIKDPMDLIFLFWSVVVGILCGAGFIPLAVIGSVIIGVVIIVFQNKIVIENPYLVVVRFEHEETNTVIERLLKEASKRYLLKSKSVMNDEQMEVTYEVRLKGNDAAFVSTLSKVEGVSSAVMLSYDGNFTA; from the coding sequence GTGTTTACATTATTAGCAGCAACAAATATCACCAATTTTGATGATATTTTCAAATCGAGTTTCTTAGAAAAGACGTCCAGCTTTTCTTTAATCGACGCATTGATCGGATTGGCAAGTGCCTTTTTATTAGGTGTATTTATTTACTTCATATATAAAAAAACGTTTAACGGGGTTGTGTACTCACATTCGTTCAACATTTCGCTGATGATTATGGCTATGGCGACAGCATTAGTCATTATGGGGATCAGTCAAAATGTTCTATTATCACTTGGTATGGTCGGTGCATTATCAATCGTTCGTTTCCGTACACCAATTAAAGACCCGATGGATTTAATATTCCTGTTTTGGTCAGTAGTAGTCGGAATTTTATGTGGTGCAGGATTTATTCCTTTAGCGGTAATTGGTTCAGTCATTATTGGAGTAGTCATTATTGTTTTCCAAAATAAAATTGTGATCGAAAACCCGTACTTAGTTGTAGTACGTTTTGAGCATGAAGAAACAAATACAGTAATTGAAAGATTGTTGAAAGAAGCTTCAAAACGTTATTTATTAAAATCCAAATCGGTAATGAATGATGAACAAATGGAAGTAACCTATGAAGTACGCTTAAAAGGGAATGATGCTGCATTCGTATCAACATTATCAAAAGTAGAAGGTGTATCGTCAGCAGTAATGTTAAGCTATGACGGCAACTTCACAGCATAA
- a CDS encoding sensor histidine kinase, with amino-acid sequence MFRKIKMRLTWMNAISYFVFLVLFLTVFYISFAQILNKVQENMVESYAANNIDKFFNIYNGPPKPPQRFELEVDKVSFFYVVNRDLDILYGEELHAGFNEVLQENLTPVETKQFKRYDYEGETLLVMTQAVRMKGETLGYIAVGQDVTTYEELLQNVLILLIMLLTVSSIGIAILSYFLVKKSMAPIQTSYEQQRQFVANASHELRTPLAVLYSSLELFETQMKQKETGYPTDTMDDMKNEANYMNDMLSSLLTLTRSDQNQIQLKISEVDLSNVLIQRTRRFAKTVQHLSFQLDIEDDLTIEADKILVEELLYILLKNAVTYTTEGTVHVRAYKETSFVKIEVADTGIGIAAEDLPHIFERFYRADKIRNKSGTGLGLAIAKVITDLHGGQITVKSELDEGTTFTVALPIVQK; translated from the coding sequence ATGTTTAGAAAAATAAAAATGCGCCTCACATGGATGAATGCCATCAGCTACTTTGTTTTTCTCGTGCTGTTTTTAACTGTTTTCTATATATCCTTTGCGCAAATATTGAACAAAGTACAGGAAAATATGGTCGAAAGCTATGCGGCCAACAATATCGATAAGTTTTTCAATATATATAACGGACCGCCAAAGCCTCCTCAGCGTTTTGAACTTGAAGTCGATAAAGTGAGCTTCTTTTATGTCGTTAACCGTGATCTGGACATTTTGTACGGCGAAGAGCTGCATGCGGGATTCAATGAGGTATTGCAGGAAAATTTAACGCCGGTAGAAACGAAACAGTTTAAACGATATGACTACGAAGGCGAAACATTGCTCGTCATGACACAGGCTGTGCGCATGAAAGGGGAGACACTGGGCTATATCGCAGTTGGTCAGGATGTCACGACATACGAAGAACTATTACAAAATGTACTCATTTTACTGATCATGCTGCTGACTGTTTCAAGTATCGGCATCGCAATTTTAAGTTATTTCCTAGTGAAAAAATCGATGGCACCAATCCAGACGTCGTATGAGCAACAGCGTCAATTCGTGGCAAATGCTTCCCATGAGCTCCGGACACCGCTTGCCGTACTGTACAGCTCGCTGGAATTATTCGAAACGCAAATGAAACAAAAGGAAACAGGCTATCCGACTGATACGATGGATGATATGAAAAATGAAGCAAATTATATGAATGATATGCTTTCAAGTTTGCTTACGCTAACACGATCGGATCAAAATCAAATTCAGCTGAAAATCAGTGAAGTGGATTTATCGAATGTACTTATTCAACGAACACGTCGCTTTGCCAAAACGGTGCAGCACCTATCATTTCAGCTCGATATTGAGGATGATTTGACGATTGAAGCGGATAAAATATTGGTAGAGGAACTGCTTTATATTTTACTGAAAAACGCAGTGACCTATACAACGGAAGGTACGGTTCATGTTCGCGCATATAAGGAAACAAGCTTCGTGAAAATCGAAGTGGCGGATACCGGTATCGGCATTGCAGCAGAAGATTTACCCCACATTTTCGAACGGTTTTACCGGGCAGATAAAATACGAAATAAATCTGGAACGGGGCTTGGACTTGCCATCGCAAAAGTCATTACCGATCTGCATGGCGGGCAAATTACAGTAAAAAGCGAGCTAGACGAAGGGACAACATTTACTGTTGCATTGCCGATTGTTCAAAAGTAG
- a CDS encoding polyphosphate polymerase domain-containing protein, with protein MTKQTSYNPNGRSEMKFGITYIDYQILRMKLRHMMKLDPHANANGRYLIRSCYFDNFDNKVMNEKKEGFLNRDKYRVRIYNKSDAVIHLERKSKRNNQTHKSKCPLTKKEFERLRVNDFEWMKEDERSLIRDLYKDIKLYHLKPTTVVDYEREAYLYEHGNVRITFDCKVQTSLRNTDMFDKNLPMVDVLDQNEVILEVKYDEYLPTVIKVLLQGIHTRHEAYSKYQLSRMFG; from the coding sequence GTGACAAAACAAACATCCTATAATCCAAATGGCCGCAGTGAAATGAAATTTGGAATTACATATATCGACTACCAAATTTTAAGAATGAAGCTGCGTCATATGATGAAGCTCGATCCGCATGCAAATGCAAACGGGCGTTATCTCATCCGTTCATGTTATTTCGACAACTTCGACAATAAGGTAATGAACGAAAAGAAGGAAGGCTTTTTAAACCGGGATAAATACCGGGTACGCATCTACAACAAAAGTGATGCGGTCATTCACCTTGAGCGCAAGTCGAAGCGCAATAACCAGACACATAAATCTAAATGTCCGCTGACAAAAAAAGAATTTGAGCGATTGCGTGTAAATGATTTCGAATGGATGAAAGAGGATGAGCGATCATTAATTCGAGATTTGTATAAAGATATCAAACTATATCACCTGAAACCAACGACCGTTGTCGACTATGAACGTGAAGCTTACTTATATGAGCATGGCAATGTGCGTATAACATTCGATTGCAAAGTACAGACAAGCTTGCGCAATACTGATATGTTCGACAAAAACTTACCAATGGTCGATGTACTAGATCAAAATGAAGTCATTTTGGAAGTGAAGTATGACGAGTACTTGCCGACAGTCATTAAAGTGCTGCTGCAGGGCATTCATACGCGTCATGAAGCGTATTCAAAATATCAGTTAAGCCGCATGTTCGGCTAA
- a CDS encoding long-chain fatty acid--CoA ligase, with translation MMQTPLVLTDMIKRAETYYAHKEIISRTSEEKVHRLTYGQWVKRTRKLAHALTKLGMERGDKIASFAWNQHRHLEAYFAVPCTGAILHMVNIRLSPEHIAYIINHAEDKIILIDEDLVPLIEEVQSELKTIEHYIIMADGELPETTLPNVLSYEALLEEADENFAFPEDLDENAPASMCYTSATTGNPKGVVYTHRSLVLHSMSISMVDTMAISERDTILPIVPMFHVNAWGMPFAAVNVGATQVLIGPQFKPALILDFIEQYNVTKTAGVPTIWLGALQEQEKRARNLSTLQEIFCGGSASPKGLIKKYEEMDINYIVVYGMTETSPIVSMSRDLSHMDDWSLDEKIETRAMQGLTVPGIESSIVNENGEVPWDGETMGELRLRGPWIAAEYYKDERTAEAFSDGWLYTGDIAVRSKEGFIKITDRTKDLIKSGGEWISSVDLENALMSHEAVFEAAVIAIPHAKWQERPLACVVLKEGANATKEELTAFLEGQFAKWWLPDDIVFLTEIPKTSVGKFLKAKLRENVNEIYPQLQI, from the coding sequence ATGATGCAAACACCACTCGTTCTAACGGACATGATCAAGCGTGCAGAAACGTATTATGCACACAAAGAAATTATTTCACGTACAAGTGAGGAAAAGGTGCATCGCCTTACATACGGGCAATGGGTGAAACGCACAAGAAAACTGGCGCATGCATTAACAAAGCTGGGCATGGAGCGCGGCGACAAAATTGCTTCATTTGCCTGGAATCAGCACCGCCATTTAGAAGCGTATTTTGCGGTCCCATGTACAGGTGCAATTTTGCATATGGTCAATATCCGCCTGTCACCGGAACATATTGCGTACATTATTAATCATGCGGAAGATAAAATAATTTTAATAGATGAAGATTTAGTGCCGCTCATTGAAGAAGTGCAGTCGGAACTGAAAACAATTGAACATTACATCATTATGGCGGATGGGGAACTGCCGGAAACAACCTTGCCGAATGTACTGTCATACGAGGCATTGCTGGAAGAAGCAGATGAAAACTTTGCGTTCCCGGAAGATTTGGATGAAAATGCGCCGGCAAGCATGTGCTATACAAGCGCAACAACTGGAAACCCAAAAGGGGTCGTGTATACACATCGTTCGCTCGTGCTGCATTCCATGTCAATTTCAATGGTGGATACGATGGCAATCTCAGAACGTGACACGATTTTACCGATTGTTCCGATGTTCCATGTAAACGCTTGGGGGATGCCGTTTGCAGCAGTGAATGTAGGGGCGACACAAGTATTGATCGGCCCTCAATTTAAACCGGCATTAATATTGGATTTCATTGAGCAATACAATGTAACGAAAACAGCAGGCGTCCCGACAATCTGGCTCGGTGCATTGCAGGAACAGGAAAAAAGAGCACGTAATTTATCGACATTACAGGAGATTTTCTGTGGAGGATCTGCTTCACCAAAAGGACTTATTAAAAAGTACGAAGAAATGGACATCAACTATATTGTGGTATACGGCATGACGGAAACTTCACCGATTGTTTCGATGTCACGTGATCTGTCACATATGGATGACTGGTCATTGGATGAAAAAATTGAAACACGCGCGATGCAAGGTTTAACGGTTCCGGGGATTGAATCAAGCATCGTCAATGAAAATGGTGAAGTACCTTGGGATGGTGAAACAATGGGTGAGCTGCGTCTGCGTGGTCCATGGATTGCGGCGGAATATTATAAAGATGAACGTACAGCGGAAGCATTTTCTGATGGGTGGCTATATACAGGAGATATCGCGGTTCGTTCAAAAGAGGGATTCATTAAAATAACAGACCGAACAAAGGACCTGATCAAATCCGGTGGTGAATGGATATCGTCCGTTGATTTGGAAAATGCGCTTATGTCGCATGAAGCAGTATTTGAAGCGGCAGTGATTGCCATTCCACATGCGAAATGGCAAGAACGTCCGCTGGCATGTGTTGTCCTGAAAGAGGGCGCAAATGCAACTAAAGAAGAGCTGACGGCATTTTTGGAAGGTCAATTTGCAAAATGGTGGCTGCCGGATGATATCGTATTTCTAACTGAGATTCCAAAAACTTCTGTCGGGAAATTCTTAAAGGCAAAGCTGCGTGAAAATGTGAATGAAATTTATCCACAGCTACAAATATAA